From a single Toxoplasma gondii ME49 chromosome II, whole genome shotgun sequence genomic region:
- a CDS encoding Ran-interacting Mog1 protein (encoded by transcript TGME49_222040) encodes MADCQTRFRMVRVPLFGGAMACDLPDTFKDVSTIRQVPDNQEVFMDMSSERSVVIEIVEYQETVSDGDAARFFFCDLAKENGATEVQRTSSFIWKDEPQIPVSKQFVVIVTGGVQQLCQNDPKRIPVQLGIIRLPGHNAEILISLYGEPCDGEQDASKVENEDSVLFNRLIGTFVITHFSLFE; translated from the exons ATGGCCGACTGTCAAACGCGATTCCGGATGGTCCGCGTGCCTCTTTTCGGAGGGGCTATGGCTTGTGACCTACCAGACACTTTCAAGGATGTTAG CACCATCCGTCAAGTGCCTGACAACCAAGAAGTTTTCATGGATAtgagcagcgagagaagtgTCGTTATCGAGATCGTTGAATATCAGGAAACTGTTTCGGACGGCGACGCAGCCAG attttttttctgtgaCCTGGCGAAGGAGAATGGCGCTACAGAGGTCCAGCGAACAAGCAGCTTCATCTGGAAGGACGAACCACAAATTCCCGTCTCAAAACAGTT TGTGGTCATCGTGACAGGGGGTGTTCAACAACTTTGTCAGAACGACCCGAAACGAATCCCGGTGCAATTGGGTATCATCCGGCTTCCAG GCCACAATGCAGAAATCCTCATTTCTTTGTATGGCGAGCCATGCGACGGCGAACAAGACGCGTCCAAAGTCGAGAATGAAGATAGTGTGTTGTTCAATCGGCTCATCGGCACCTTTGTCATCACtcatttttctctttttgaATGA
- a CDS encoding hypothetical protein (encoded by transcript TGME49_222050): MKESFMDVSRKGRGSREDEGASCGGTNEEKRELCDPTTGDTNTGVCVSSDTPGAVPGFSPTEANGSPTEKRLGGNSDEGTLSTAEVPGGSSFSPREAGVVTNAGGDASLSGSTQATFCAFCTGEITGWPSRTEADSCPDHQGPENVRLSSACRDRRACTCGGSPQSLEKCAEVEGTKQAGEGGTGEQTESDKGGRDQEKPVCRLRWYLYNVEAILNRLARAESVVSPPFDAKSVGGPLYIRLDPLHPPADETCGNGNRSLSCGSRSTGPTASSTASPSVRQTEGLFPGILKKGGKGANQRFVDRSLGEEKTTFDWDTCRFGVFVACCAYVTMDFSIQMVELGVGKQDFRRNGDEGKLQPPEGVASGEFREPAMAEQSANDKKGGSFQGALCDTRPPGDDRERTPGRVLVDSGRCLYSSRQQGTLWHGVHNFAALSAADRDENLLVLDVIIHSATVETPPVESLEPESEDLVEERGKVVHTGSAESASTSDSRIPEKALATKPNAFLSDAAFDSTRLERETVDSKERPPASSDGSGNIRSGSPAHAGVAPGTEEKVVLGVRGGGNSRVQKCVGRLSGDDGLSQEVDHGGRSRRQPSTRLSVGAAMQGGTRLSNLRKVRIELEQNRGSVEGLGRHNGAKTHAAWNRVKSVSECVDPQAVKGESGHCGVNSGLAKRKGVRCAQVSQLAGRATQAGRNRGKGGREAEARSTLAGQEYHRLQVAEAVEPQRGVEKVAKGRRGGRAHGKSAGAQSRDCQECRPGGGEGTNVAGTGNASAKKKRETQRQQHRTGNSGTAKDGDMARVLAAWGTLREIDGSADAERFGVAVEDFFQDPSAGAGLTGCRPSIWADATGQATTLSRLWEREQGGPPGLGEETAMNVKTAHSRLQAKAARSAPSDTSSVQRCYQDGAAPRHSEDGCWKIDTTRGGGHTLSALNVLLSLAGRDGNEAFGSTAMSSGRSGNSSQISGGVPSPYLSSAFQEKPLACGVSQGNGDQRGLWNPSFEEGADPGLGGTRETAMFLSDQNAYGHASLGSEFHEADPGLGTRGRNFPVAPFPGWPPASRTGLEGRRRDAADVPGAGPMQAGNLTTSLSDTPNEPPVLVQYARALQAAAASSPTQQNRGGAGEDISSGAVFQADRLSGVDLQRGLGQDVLASRQSYDDRIHGEPSLDEMYPSGNPRESSGGQRGSSFYSPGLTALEEEHASRRLARTLLSDCAIPDSSLGACLSNNDAAEMSTEHATTPASEQDAQLWRRNGPDAQTPEERYVGSAGSTASCVVATALDLGLGARCHSGHQVSSSLNVLDAAVAHLRRREGLSFDRGLICGLFSHPIARYPDEDTLEASRRVHQQLTQQEQPAVANAYEQMQTLDGMKDEYSRAPHQRGDSSRSSYGERDARVAQVGETRDHPESEEVTREYALQYLAENIGRIRRDTAEYDSLVGRTSSALRGHSVTVAMLPRASLPKSENSESTRNALPEVPSGDD, translated from the exons ATGAAGGAGAGCTTCATGGATGTCTCCcgaaaggggagaggaagcagagaggacgaaggcgcgTCCTGTGGTGGCACTAatgaggaaaagagagaactctGCGATCCGACCACAGGCGACACAAACActggtgtgtgtgtttcttccgACACGCCAGGTGCTGTCCCAGGTTTTTCACCCACAGAGGCAAATGGTTCACCGACTGAAAAGCGGTTGGGCGGAAATTCAGACGAAGGAACACTGTCTACAGCAGAAGTGCCTGGCGGGTCTTCATTCTCCCCACGTGAAGCCGGCGTGGTAACGAATGCAGGCGGTGACGCTTCACTTTCAGGGTCCACCCAGGCGACCTTCTGCGCGTTCTGCACAGGAGAAATAACGGGATGGCCGTCGCGGACGGAAGCTGACTCGTGTCCAGACCATCAGGGGCCGGAAAAtgttcgtctgtcttctgcatgcagagaccgGCGTGCATGTACATGCGGGGGAAGTCCGCAGTCACTGGAGAAGTGTGCGGAAGTCGAGGGGACCAAACAGGCCGGGGAAGGAGGGACGGGCGAGCAGACGGAAAGCGACAAAGGGGGCAGGGACCAAGAGAAACCAGTCTGTCGCCTGAGGTGGTATCTATACAATGTCGAAGCCATTCTTAACAGACTGGCGAGAGCTGAGAGTGTCGTCTCGCCGCCCTTCGACGCAAAATCTGTCGGGGGCCCTCTGTATATACGGCTGGATCCGCTGCATCCGCCCGCTGACGAGACATGCGGAAACGGCAATCGGTCGCTGTCGTGTGGCTCACGTTCAACTGGACCGACAGCATCTTCAACCGCATCTCCGTCAGTGAGGCAAACGGAAGGACTGTTTCCAGGCATTTTGAAGAAAGGTGGGAAGGGCGCCAACCAGCGATTCGTGGATCGCTCGTtgggggaagaaaaaacgacgtTCGATTGGGACACCTGTCGCTTTGGGGTTTTCGTTGCGTGCTGCGCGTATGTGACCATGGACTTTTCAATCCAGATGGTAGAGCTAGGCGTTGGCAAACAAGATTTCCGGAGAAACGGGGATGAGGGGAAGCTCCAGCCCCCCGAGGGAGTGGCCAGTGGAGAGTTCAGAGAACCTGCCATGGCAGAGCAAAGCGCAAATGACAAGAAGGGGGGATCCTTCCAGGGTGCATTATGTGACACACGACCTCCTGGGGAcgatagagagaggacaCCTGGACGTGTGCTCGTCGACTCGGGCCGCTGTTTGTACAGCAGTCGACAGCAAGGTACTCTCTGGCACGGCGTCCACAACTTTGCAGCTCTTTCAGCTGCAGATCGTGACGAAAATCTTCTTGTTCTCGACGTCATCATTCACAGTGCCACGGTCGAAACGCCGCCGGTGGAATCCCTTGAACCTGAATCAGAGGATTTGGTGGAGGAGCGCGGGAAAGTCGTGCACACTGGCAGCGCCGAATCAGCAAGTACATCTGACTCGCGCATCCCTGAAAAGGCTCTGGCTACAAAGCCGAATGCATTTCTTTCTGATGCAGCATTTGACTCCACACGGCTGGAACGTGAAACCGTGGACTCCAAAGAGCGACCACCAGCGTCTTCAGATGGCTCGGGGAATATCAGGTCTGGCTCTCCTGCACATGCGGGTGTAGCGCCtggaacagaggaaaaggtCGTGCTGGGAGTGAGAGGCGGAGGGAATTCCCGGGTGCAGAAGTGCGTAGGTCGACTATCTGGAGACGATGGGCTCTCACAGGAGGTCGACCACGGAGGAAGGAGTCGAAGGCAGCCATCCACGCGCCTGTCTGTCGGCGCCGCGATGCAAGGAGGAACTCGCCTAAGTAACTTGAGGAAAGTCCGGATCGAGTTGGAGCAAAATCGAGGTTCCGTCGAGGGCTTGGGACGACACAACGGCGCCAAGACCCACGCCGCATGGAACCGTGTCAAGAGCGTTTCGGAATGCGTCGACCCGCAAGCGGTAAAGGGAGAATCAGGCCACTGTGGCGTCAACTCGGGTCTGGCGAAACGGAAAGGGGTCCGCTGTGCGCAAGTGTCGCAGTTGGCCGGACGTGCGACGCAAGCAGGTCGGAATCGAGGCAAAGGGGGGCGTGAGGCGGAAGCGAGATCCACGTTGGCAGGTCAAGAGTATCACAGGCTTCAGGTGGCGGAGGCAGTGGAGCCCCAGCGCGGCGTCGAGAAGGTGGCGAAGGGACGGAGGGGCGGGCGCGCGCATGGGAAGTCGGCTGGAGCCCAAAGTAGGGACTGCCAGGAGTGTAGACCAGGGGGAGGTGAAGGAACGAACGTGGCAGGAACTGGAAACGCGtcggcaaagaagaaacgcgagacgcagaggcaacAGCATCGGACGGGCAACAGCGGGACTGCGAAAGACGGAGATATGGCACGCGTACTTGCCGCCTGGGGCACTTTGAGGGAAATTGACGGCTCCGCGGATGCTGAACGTTTCGGAGTGGCTGTTGAGGATTTCTTCCAGGATCCGTCGGCAGGTGCCGGGCTGACTGGCTGTAGGCCTTCGATATGGGCGGATGCCACGGGCCAAGCCACCACGTTGTCAAGACTGTGGGAGAGGGAACAGGGAGGCCCACCTGGCTtgggagaagaaactgctATGAATGTGAAGACTGCGCATTCCAGGCTTCAAGCGAAGGCTGCACGGTCAGCTCCAAGTGATACGTCTTCCGTACAGAGGTGCTACCAGGATGGTGCTGCGCCGCGCCACAGCGAAGACGGATGCTGGAAGATTGACACAACCCGTGGAGGCGGCCACACTTTGTCGGCGCTAAATGTGTTGCTGTCCCTTGCCGGCCGTGATGGAAATGAGGCCTTTGGCTCGACAGCAATGAGCTCTGGACGCTCAGGAAATTCATCGCAGATATCCGGCGGCGTGCCGTCCCCTTATCTGTCGTCTGCTTTCCAGGAGAAGCCTCTTGCATGCGGCGTGTCTCAAGGCAACGGCGACCAGCGCGGACTGTGGAACCCCTCATTTGAAGAGGGAGCGGATCCGGGGCTAGGCgggacgagagaaactgcgATGTTTTTGTCTGACCAAAACGCGTATGGCCATGCCAGTTTGGGAAGCGAGTTTCACGAAGCCGACCCAGGACTCGGTACGCGAGGGAGGAACTTCCCTGTGGCTCCCTTTCCGGGATGGCCTCCTGCGTCGCGAACAGGACTGGAGGGACGACGAAGGGACGCAGCAGACGTTCCAGGTGCAGGTCCCATGCAAGCCGGCAATCTCACTACCTCTTTATCGGACACACCAAACGAACCTCCGGTCCTCGTCCAGTACGCGCGGGCTCTGCAAGCAgccgcggcttcttcgccaACGCAACAGAACAGAGGTGGAGCAGGGGAAGATATTTCAAGCGGTGCGGTGTTTCAGGCAGATCGGCTGTCAGGCGTTGACTTGCAGCGTGGCTTAGGTCAGGATGTTTTG GCCAGTCGGCAGAGTTACGATGATCGAATCCACGGGGAGCCATCGCTTGATGAAATGTATCCGTCGGGGAATCCCAGGGAATCCAGTGGCGGTCAGCGAGGAAGTTCATTCTATTCACCTGGCTTGACGGCACTGGAAGAAGAACACGCGAGTCGACGACTAGCTCGGACTCTTCTCAGTGATTGCGCGATCCCCGATTCTTCGCTAGGTGCTTGTCTGAGCAACAACGACGCCGCTGAAATGTCGACTGAACATGCGACAACGCCGGCGTCTGAGCAGGACGCCCAGTT GTGGCGACGAAACGGTCCTGATGCACAGACACCGGAGGAAAGATATGTGGGATCCGCCGGAAGCACTGCGTCGTGTGTCGTGGCAACTGCTCTCGATCTGGGTCTTGGAGCTAGATGCCATAGCGGGCACCaggtttcttcctccctgaaCGTTTTGGACGCCGCTGTTGCGCATCTTCGGCGGCGCGAGGGCCTTTCGTTCGACCGAGGATTGATCTGCGGTCTTTTTTCTCATCCAATCGCACGAT ATCCTGACGAAGACACATTGGAGGCATCCCGTCGGGTACACCAACAACTAACCCAGCAGGAGCAGCCCGCAGTGGCGAATGCGTACGAGCAGATGCAGACACTGGATGGCATGAAAGACGAGTATTCTCGAGCGCCGCATCAACGGGGCGACTCGTCGCGCTCATCGTACGGAGAGCGCGATGCGCGTGTCGCCCAGGTCGGCGAAACAAGAGACCATcccgagagcgaggaagtgACAAGAGAATATGCGCTGCAGTATTTGGCTGAAAATATCGGACGCAtaagaagagacaccgcgGAGTACGACTCACTGGTGGGAAGAACATCGTCTGCGCTCCGAGGTCACTCTGTCACTGTCGCCATGCTCCCGCGAGCATCGCTTCCCAAGTCCGAAAACAGCGAGAGCACACGAAATGCTCTTCCTGAGGTCCCGTCTGGCGACGATTGA